A genomic region of Magnolia sinica isolate HGM2019 chromosome 6, MsV1, whole genome shotgun sequence contains the following coding sequences:
- the LOC131247898 gene encoding protein ENHANCED DISEASE RESISTANCE 2-like isoform X5 produces MKAREATMSKVIHEGWMVRYGRRKIGRSFIHMRYFVLESRVLAYYKKKPQDNVVPIKTLLIDGNSRVEDKGLKVHRGHMIYVLSVRTKKDTCRRITMAAFNIQEALIWKGKIEFVIDQHSLNANGNQANASFEYKSGIDNGRVTSASDHESQYSAQEDEEESLPTLLRRQTIGNGLPETVIDWTHGFDSELSNRNDSEEVSFRKHWHLVRCQNGLRIFEELHEVDHLPWTCSRAMKAVGVVEASCEAIFELVMSMDRTRFEWDCSFQQGRLVEEVDGHTAVLYHRLQLDWFPMFVWPRDLCYVRYWRRNDDGSYVVLFRSREHANCGPQPGFVRAHIESGGFNISPLISQQGRPRSQVQHLMQVDLKGWGMGYLPSFQQHCLLQMLNGVAGLRELFSQTDGNHPVPRISVMVNMTSDSDPSKKDQKSQEPTVLPGPSVDERNVANKNLMMDEEFQIAAPEQEARTVRLESDVKQAAEVMDEVPTDEIDLSWFSGNLRWDDCDNGRDCWRISDGNNFRVRSQHYLSDKSKIPAGKHLMELVAVDWFKDVKRMDHVAMRHGCAVQVALEKGLFSLAINLQVPGSTHYSMVFYFVTKHLTPGSLLQRFVDGNDEFRNSRLKLIPSVPKGSWIVRQSVGNTPCLLGKAVDCSYIRGPNYLEIDVDIGSSTVANGVLGLVCGVITTLVVDMAFLVQANTPEELPERLIGAVRGSHIELSSAIVPKLEASPSGESSN; encoded by the exons ATGAAGGCCAGAGAGGCAACAATGTCGAAGGTCATCCATGAAGGATGGATGGTCAGATACGGGCGGCGGAAGATCGGTCGTTCATTCATCCATATGCGGTATTTCGTTCTCGAATCTCGGGTTCTTGCTTATTACAAGAAGAAGCCTCAGGATAACGTG GTTCCAATCAAAACCCTTCTTATCGATGGGAATTCTAGGGTGGAGGACAAAGGGCTGAAGGTTCATCGTGGGCAT ATGATTTATGTTCTATCTGTACGCACCAAGAAAGATACGTGCCGTCGAATTACG ATGGCTGCATTTAACATCCAGGAGGCTCTTATCTGGAAAGGAAAGATTGAATTTGTCATTGATCAG CATTCGCTGAATGCTAATGGTAACCAAGCTAATGCTTCCTTTGAATACAAGTCTGGCATTGATAATGGAAGGGTCACATCTGCTTCTGATCATGAAAGTCA GTATAGTGCTCAGGAGGATGAAGAAGAGAGCCTTCCAACTTTGTTACGAAGACAAACAATAGGAAATG GTCTTCCTGAAACAGTAATTGATTGGACCCATGGATTTGACTCAGAATTGTCAAACCGGAATGACAGTGAAGAAGTTTCCTTCAGGAAGCATTGGCACCTAGTCCGATGTCAGAATGGA CTTAGAATTTTTGAAGAGCTTCATGAAGTCGACCACCTT CCATGGACCTGTAGCCGAGCAATGAAGGCTGTGGGTGTGGTGGAGGCATCTTGTGAAGCAATATTTGAGCTTGTAATGAGCATGGATAGAACACGGTTTGA GTGGGATTGCAGTTTCCAACAGGGCAGGTTAGTTGAGGAAGTGGATGGGCACACTGCAGTACTTTATCATAGACTGCAGCTAGACTGGTTTCCAAT GTTTGTGTGGCCCCGAGACCTTTGCTATGTGCGATATTGGCGCCGTAATGATGATGGAAGTTATG TTGTGTTATTTCGTTCTAGGGAGCATGCAAATTGTGGTCCTCAGCCTGGATTTGTGCGGGCTCACATTGAGA GTGGAGGATTCAACATTTCTCCTCTAATATCTCAACAAGGGAGACCTCGGAGTCAAGTACAGCATCTTATGCAAGTTGATCTGAAGGGTTGGGGCATGGGTTATCTTCCATCATTTCAGCAACACTGTCTACTCCAAATGTTGAATGGCGTTGCTG GGTTGCGGGAATTGTTCTCCCAAACAGATGGAAACCATCCAGTTCCAAGGATCTCAGTGATGGTCAATATGACTTCAGATTCTGATCCTTCCAAGAAGGATCAGAAATCACAGGAGCCTACAGTTCTGCCTGGCCCATCTGTGGATGAAAGAAATGTTGCCAATAAAAACTTAATGATGGATGAAGAGTTTCAAATTGCTGCGCCTGAACAAGAG GCACGCACAGTTAGGCTTGAGAGTGATGTCAAGCAGGCAG CTGAAGTTATGGATGAGGTGCCTACAGATGAAATTGATTTATCATGGTTTTCTGGCAATTTACGATGGGATGACTGTGATAATGGTCGTGACTGTTGGAGAATATCTGATGGCAACAACTTCAGAGTCCGTAGCCAACATTATTTATCTGACAAAAGCAAG ATTCCTGCAGGAAAGCACCTGATGGAGCTTGTTGCAGTTGATTGGTTCAAGGACGTGAAACGAATGGACCATGTTGCAATGCGTCACGGCTGTGCAGTCCAA GTTGCCTTAGAGAAAGGACTATTCTCGTTGGCCATAAATCTGCAA GTACCAGGATCAACACATTACAGTATGGTCTTCTACTTTGTAACAAAACACCTGACTCCTGGATCACTATTGCAACGTTTTGTTGATGGCAATGATGAATTTCGGAATAGCAGGCTGAAACTCATACCATCCGTTCCAAAG GGCTCTTGGATTGTGCGTCAGAGTGTCGGAAACACCCCTTGTTTATTAGGAAAAGCAGTTGATTGCAGCTATATACGTGGTCCTAATTACTTAGAA ATAGATGTTGATATTGGTTCTTCGACTGTAGCCAACGGAGTTCTGGGGCTTGTGTGCGGTGTCATTACAACACTGGTTGTTGACATGGCTTTTCTTGTACAG GCAAACACTCCAGAGGAGCTGCCCGAGCGACTCATCGGTGCTGTTCGGGGATCACATATTGAGTTATCCTCTGCAATAGTTCCAAAACTGGAGGCCAGTCCATCGGGGGAATCGAGCAATTGA
- the LOC131247898 gene encoding protein ENHANCED DISEASE RESISTANCE 2-like isoform X6, with product MNGNGHHLHNSVTRFYVFDYEGVDHRRLMKAREATMSKVIHEGWMVRYGRRKIGRSFIHMRYFVLESRVLAYYKKKPQDNVVPIKTLLIDGNSRVEDKGLKVHRGHMIYVLSVRTKKDTCRRITMAAFNIQEALIWKGKIEFVIDQHSLNANGNQANASFEYKSGIDNGRVTSASDHESQYSAQEDEEESLPTLLRRQTIGNGLPETVIDWTHGFDSELSNRNDSEEVSFRKHWHLVRCQNGLRIFEELHEVDHLPWTCSRAMKAVGVVEASCEAIFELVMSMDRTRFEWDCSFQQGRLVEEVDGHTAVLYHRLQLDWFPMFVWPRDLCYVRYWRRNDDGSYVVLFRSREHANCGPQPGFVRAHIESGGFNISPLISQQGRPRSQVQHLMQVDLKGWGMGYLPSFQQHCLLQMLNGVAGLRELFSQTDGNHPVPRISVMVNMTSDSDPSKKDQKSQEPTVLPGPSVDERNVANKNLMMDEEFQIAAPEQEARTVRLESDVKQAAEVMDEVPTDEIDLSWFSGNLRWDDCDNGRDCWRISDGNNFRVRSQHYLSDKSKIPAGKHLMELVAVDWFKDVKRMDHVAMRHGCAVQVALEKGLFSLAINLQVPGSTHYSMVFYFVTKHLTPGSLLQRFVDGNDEFRNSRLKLIPSVPKLKSCRALGLCVRVSETPLVY from the exons ATGAACG GAAATGGACATCATCTGCACAATTCGGTCACTCGTTTTTATGTATTTGATTATGAGGGAGTGGATCACCGAAGGCTCATGAAGGCCAGAGAGGCAACAATGTCGAAGGTCATCCATGAAGGATGGATGGTCAGATACGGGCGGCGGAAGATCGGTCGTTCATTCATCCATATGCGGTATTTCGTTCTCGAATCTCGGGTTCTTGCTTATTACAAGAAGAAGCCTCAGGATAACGTG GTTCCAATCAAAACCCTTCTTATCGATGGGAATTCTAGGGTGGAGGACAAAGGGCTGAAGGTTCATCGTGGGCAT ATGATTTATGTTCTATCTGTACGCACCAAGAAAGATACGTGCCGTCGAATTACG ATGGCTGCATTTAACATCCAGGAGGCTCTTATCTGGAAAGGAAAGATTGAATTTGTCATTGATCAG CATTCGCTGAATGCTAATGGTAACCAAGCTAATGCTTCCTTTGAATACAAGTCTGGCATTGATAATGGAAGGGTCACATCTGCTTCTGATCATGAAAGTCA GTATAGTGCTCAGGAGGATGAAGAAGAGAGCCTTCCAACTTTGTTACGAAGACAAACAATAGGAAATG GTCTTCCTGAAACAGTAATTGATTGGACCCATGGATTTGACTCAGAATTGTCAAACCGGAATGACAGTGAAGAAGTTTCCTTCAGGAAGCATTGGCACCTAGTCCGATGTCAGAATGGA CTTAGAATTTTTGAAGAGCTTCATGAAGTCGACCACCTT CCATGGACCTGTAGCCGAGCAATGAAGGCTGTGGGTGTGGTGGAGGCATCTTGTGAAGCAATATTTGAGCTTGTAATGAGCATGGATAGAACACGGTTTGA GTGGGATTGCAGTTTCCAACAGGGCAGGTTAGTTGAGGAAGTGGATGGGCACACTGCAGTACTTTATCATAGACTGCAGCTAGACTGGTTTCCAAT GTTTGTGTGGCCCCGAGACCTTTGCTATGTGCGATATTGGCGCCGTAATGATGATGGAAGTTATG TTGTGTTATTTCGTTCTAGGGAGCATGCAAATTGTGGTCCTCAGCCTGGATTTGTGCGGGCTCACATTGAGA GTGGAGGATTCAACATTTCTCCTCTAATATCTCAACAAGGGAGACCTCGGAGTCAAGTACAGCATCTTATGCAAGTTGATCTGAAGGGTTGGGGCATGGGTTATCTTCCATCATTTCAGCAACACTGTCTACTCCAAATGTTGAATGGCGTTGCTG GGTTGCGGGAATTGTTCTCCCAAACAGATGGAAACCATCCAGTTCCAAGGATCTCAGTGATGGTCAATATGACTTCAGATTCTGATCCTTCCAAGAAGGATCAGAAATCACAGGAGCCTACAGTTCTGCCTGGCCCATCTGTGGATGAAAGAAATGTTGCCAATAAAAACTTAATGATGGATGAAGAGTTTCAAATTGCTGCGCCTGAACAAGAG GCACGCACAGTTAGGCTTGAGAGTGATGTCAAGCAGGCAG CTGAAGTTATGGATGAGGTGCCTACAGATGAAATTGATTTATCATGGTTTTCTGGCAATTTACGATGGGATGACTGTGATAATGGTCGTGACTGTTGGAGAATATCTGATGGCAACAACTTCAGAGTCCGTAGCCAACATTATTTATCTGACAAAAGCAAG ATTCCTGCAGGAAAGCACCTGATGGAGCTTGTTGCAGTTGATTGGTTCAAGGACGTGAAACGAATGGACCATGTTGCAATGCGTCACGGCTGTGCAGTCCAA GTTGCCTTAGAGAAAGGACTATTCTCGTTGGCCATAAATCTGCAA GTACCAGGATCAACACATTACAGTATGGTCTTCTACTTTGTAACAAAACACCTGACTCCTGGATCACTATTGCAACGTTTTGTTGATGGCAATGATGAATTTCGGAATAGCAGGCTGAAACTCATACCATCCGTTCCAAAG TTAAAATCATGCAGGGCTCTTGGATTGTGCGTCAGAGTGTCGGAAACACCCCTTGTTTATTAG